Part of the Nothobranchius furzeri strain GRZ-AD chromosome 2, NfurGRZ-RIMD1, whole genome shotgun sequence genome, ACCAAGTCAGTTGAAATACCTTGGATACATTTAGGTACCTGGGTGGTCACCTCAgcagtaaactgaactggtccaacaacacagatgttctgtataagaagggccaaagccacctccacctcctgaggaggctgaggtccttcggagttaattcccagctgtTAAAATCCCTTcatcactctgtggttggcttTGTTATCCGCTCTGCTGTggcctgttggggtgcaggcagctctgaccgaggcaGGAAGAGACTGAGctagctagttcacaaagctagcttggttctgaCTCGCccgctggattcagttgaggagatatGTGAAAGGAGGATGTTGGTGTAGCTGACctccatctttaaaaaaaaaactctcccaactgttgggtatttttatatcctAAAATGAGCCACGCAGGAGAAGAGGGTCAGTAGGTTATATACGCTTGATACAGCGAAGAGAGACAGGTCGAGAGCCTGTTAGGCCCTCGTCCAATCAACTCTGGCCTCCCCTCTGCACCACAGCTGGTTTTATTGAAACCCAGGGAAAAAAGGACAACGAACAATCCATCACTGTCTACACTCAGCCAATTACAGTGTTGCTGTTAGGCTAAGGCGGGACATTCCAAAAAGGAAGTcttaatttatgactgacagcCAGAAACTTAGTAACCACAGATTCCTGTTGCCAGGCAGGCTATTCCTCAACCCCCACACAGACAAACATCAGGGCTTATCAGCCACATTCCAGAGCTAAGAGGAAAGGAGAAAGCCCCGCGGCTTACTTCACAACATATGATTAACCTATGATtacttaaaaatgaacatttaagacaGTAATACCTTAAAATACCTAACGTCAACATACTGCGTTCCACGGTGGagacatggacagctccttcagagacagaacactaccgtaggtcattcatcccctctgcagtaagtgtataactcctcagtttaagctgtactggcattatcctggtacacaataacatcagtgTAATATTCTGTATGTGTTTAATACTTGTGCAGTACCAGATGTACATTAATATCTCTGTGTCCCttctgctgcatagttctggaaatacaagtttccttttatttgttgtttttagtggtagAAAGTAACAAAAATAGCTTATTGTCGTTGTGTGTGTATTTGGAATGATTTGTTCATTTATGACAAAATAGCTGAGCACTATGAAAACCGACATTGCTGCTTAGGGCAGGGCACAGGGTCAGGGAGTGAACAGGAGCAGGTTAGCTGCATCTTAACATATGACATACACTAGCAGGAGTGCGCTCAAAGAGTTACTGATCTACTCTAAAAAATGTCAAATCATTCACATCAAGtagttttgtatttcattatatgaaactatttaaatgtgttttgtttcgTTTGATTTTAAGAATGTCGCTATTTTCCTTGTACTTTTTTTATATTATTGATGTCCTGAAGTACAGAGAAATCAACTAGTGAAAACAAAGCATGTTCAGATAATAATGAGACCGCAACAATCTCCGTAGAAGTTTGTCGTCGTCGCATCTCTGTGAGCTTCATTTGGtccctttaaaaaagaaagatGATGTTTAAAAGATGTTTCTTATCTGATCTTCTCTCAGTAAAGGAAAACATGTTTAAGATCTTACCAGCTGATCACATCTTATTCATTTGGCTCAATGGGAACTTCTGTTTCATGAGTGATGATAAATCTGTAGACAAAACAGATGTTCGTCTTACCTGCTTCACAGTTACGCTTAAATTCCACTTTTAGCAAAGCCTCCAAACCTTCAAAGTCAATGAAGATGATAAGATCGTCATTCTTGAGGTAATTCCGCCTCCTAAGGTCAAAGTGCTTGATAAAGTTCCTCCAGCCCCACGATTCACCTCGGTAACAACTGCAGGACGAGTCGTACTTTCCCACTTTAGAAGGCAAGTCCCATACAAACTCTCCATCTGGTGCTACAGGTGACAACAGACATGTGAGAAGTGAACCAAGCTGATAAAAAGGTTCTGGAAGGAGAATCCAGCAGAACAGCGAGCATCAAAGTAACATGTTGACTATAAACTCGGCTTAAAGGGGACAAACTTCACTTTCACGTCCCCGGTTTGCAGTCACGCGGGTCTCCACTGCctcaacactccaaacatgagtaAAAATCACCCGTCCATTTCCTGTCTGGTTTTGGTTCAGTCACCATGATGCCCTGCTGTTTTTCCATCATTAGGGTTCAGTGCAGCGACACCAATGTTTCCCAGGATCGATAAAGGGGTTTTCTATTCTCTAAAGTACTTACTGGTCCTCATGTCGGTGGTGAGGCTACGAGCTGAAGACATCCTCAGCAAAATATCTGGATCCTGGTCCATGACCACCAAGGTGGCTTGTCTGTTCACAGCTGGCCACTTCATCACCACGTCGTTCTCTCCGCTGGTGAGGTGGAAGTAGAGCCCTGTGTAGCTCCCAGTGTAATCAGAGAATCCAGACAAAGGCTTGATACGAACACCGTAACCGTAGCCTTCGGGGCTGTAGAAGCGAGGACTGTCGATTACAGTGTTGTTGTCAGCTGTTTCCAAGATCCTGGAGAAGTTGTGAATCGTCCACACGGCATTAGGGCAGCGTGTCTCAGTCAGGCTAATGTCGTCAATGTAGATGCCTCCAGAAGACTTGGACGGGTCACCACGCACGGCTTGGAAGGCATAGCGGTATTTAACTCCTACTTCCATTGGGACATGGCCAATCTTCCATGTGTGCTCTGAATCTGCTGTAATGATATAGTTGGGAAAGATAAAGGAATACTGTGATGGTTTTTACTGTTTACTCTTCAAGGCCCGTTGTGTCAAACGCTAAAAACAGTATAAGACTACTAGCTTCAGTTTATACCAGTCATGAAAGACCAAACTGGCCCAACACGCCCTAGTGGAGTCCTCCTCTTCCACAGCCGGTATCAAGCCTTTCAGCAACATCTTCTAACTGCTGTGGTCTGCTGCATCAAAACTAAAATACTGCATGTTTGAAATTTGGTCCAGCATGGAAAATAAATCTACATTGACTTTCTGTGGCTCTCAAGTACTTTAGACTTGGCAGCTTCAGCTGATGTCTGGTTAGGACATCCCTGCTGTAGACTGTAAACCACCACCAGCGGTACGTGTATCACAGACTGAGACTGATGGTCTAAAGATGTTGTTGATTTTGAAAGCCTATTGTACGCTTTATCTGCCTGAGTCTGACAGCTGGCAGACAGATTGTTTTAGCTTAAGTCAGAATCCTATTGGGCTGGACCGTTGGTGTTCAACTGAAAatgatatccatccatccatccatccatccatccatcttctcccCCCTACTGGGAGGTAGAGGTAGCAGCCTGAGGAGAGGCCTGGACTTCCCTTTGGGGAAGCTCCTCTGGGGAATCTCTATTTGCTTCTGCTTCCTGTGACATTAGCTTTTGTAACAGAGGTGAAAAGGAGACACTTTGTTACATAAGATAAACAACAAGTGGCTCCGTAACTAACAGGAAGTCTATCTCTATTTACTGTTCAAACCCGTTCATCACCTTTTTTACATCATCAAACTTATGGAGGACATTTAAAACTTGCATTATCTGAATGTTATTCTCAGCTGACAGAACACCTGCAGAAATACTCTGAGGCACGCTGCTTCAATGCTAATTAGGCTAGCTTCTGTTAGCTGAAGAGTCATTGCAAAGCTCTGTTTAACTGCTGTGTACCGTTAAAAGTGTGTATTTTCCTCATTCTTCGGACCGTGCCGGTGCCATCGTCCATCTTGACCCAGATGACCAGCTTGTCTTTGGGACTTCCAGTCATCTTATAGAAGAACTGTAAACACTGAAACTTCCTTTTAGGGTAAAGGGTTCGAGACTCCAGCAAAGCAGACTCCTCTGGCTTCCCGGTCATAGTGttgaagtacatgaagtacccggCATCTAGAGCATCAACAAAACATGGCAGCCCATGGACTTCATGCTTTACATTCTTTATTTGTACCATCAACATCTATTAAAACTACTAAACATGTCCACCTTCTTGTCTCAAAGCGAGGCTAACTTATGTTTCAGGTGCTGCCATGTTGTAGTTTAGCAGCACCCGGGTGGAAAAGCATTCCGCTGGAGTTTCTGACAATTAGAATTGTgctcacattttctaagttaaacacatttcttataacaacggtagtttctgcttcagccctctccccctctccttgcttcagccctctccccctccccctgcttcagccctctccccctccccctgcttcagctctctccccctatccttgcttcagccctctcccccctccccctgcttcagccctctcccccctccccctgcttcagctctctccccctccccctgcttcagctctctcccccttcccctgcttcagccctctccccctctccttgcttcagccctctcccccctccccctgcttcagccctctcccccctccccctgcttcagctctctccccctccccctgcttcagccctctcccccctccccctgcttcagctctctccccctccccctgctttagctctctccccctctccttgcttcagctctctccccttcccctgcttcagctctctccccttcccctgcttcagccctctccccctctccttgcttcagccctctccccctccccctgctttagccctctcccccctccccctgcttcagccctctccccctccccctgcttcagccctctcccccctccccctgcttcagctctctcccccctccccctgcttcagccctctcccccctccccctgcttcagctctctccccctctccttgcttcagccctctcccccctccccctgcttcagccctctcccccctccccctgcttcagccccctccccctgcactgatgcgcctgcagcctctcagagttcctgctgctctaaacattaaaataattatttcattttctgttcctcacttctgattaccttcaatggtgtctgtttgttgcaaccagcaggtacaaaaactaactaatttttatttgactatttttctgtcctgtctgtttattatcttcctgcatctcctctcaatcgtaaagaaaaactgctacctgggttcatatatattcacctcatgagttacctttgaactgcagttctaaaagatctaccgaccgctaaaacagcggagtgcttgccggtcacaccggtgaggtgaaatcaccggaggacgaaacaggtgatgcgccccgctcattTCTTTCTTCTGGatcacccccctcccccaccccccgTACGCATGGTCTGAACCAATTTTAATTTGCTATTGAGATCATTGTATTTGAACTCTGACCTCTGCACCTCCCCAGAAGTGTGTGATCCTCTGCTTCGATGCTGCTCTTGGTGCGGACCCAGTCAGCATCATCAGTAGAAGACTGAATCATCCCACAGATGCTTGCGTATTCAAAGGAACACTGGTCCAGAAGGGTTAGAGGGCCAGCTGCAGTTTAACAAGGGGATAAAATAAAGAATAAGCCTACTTTTTTAAGAAAAATGACTAAATGACTTTACTTCAATAACAGACACGCACAACAGTTGTACATGCGGTTGAGCCTGAGGGTGTCCGTCTTGCTAAGGTCCAGGTACTGGCCGATGATGTTGTAGAACTCTGGGATTTTCGTGGTGATGGTAGGGACGGATTCATTCTTATTGAAGGAGAAGGGCCGGTAATGCACGACGGACTCGTAGTCGTACGCCGTGTTTTGATCCGTGATGAAGTCATCATTGTATTTGTTGAAGTTGTGTTCAAGACCTCCCGGGGATTTTAGAATCAGATTTTCATTCAAAaggttaaaacattaaaaaaaaatttatattGACCAAACTCTACCTGGTGTGACCTGGTCCAGCCAGATGTCCACGTAGTCGTCTCTGTCTGTGCGGGACTGCTCGTGGTAGAACCCCAGAGCGTGAAGGAGCTCGTGCTCGATCACGGCCTT contains:
- the mep1a.1 gene encoding meprin A, alpha (PABA peptide hydrolase), tandem duplicate 1 isoform X2, yielding MNSRCVLVHPDEHGHAEQSVTVTSQSPSVGIEGLHKSDPARLKLLRLHANVIMERVLLLFVLMVLTSSYIIPQSYEVHEVYESGEDENPLTNMGSDEDLVEGDILVPKRRNALINKRYRWKFPIPYILGDDLDLNAKGCVHQAFEMYRLKSCVDFKPYEGEETFIKFEKRGGCFSSVGDQQKGQILSLGPGCDHKAVIEHELLHALGFYHEQSRTDRDDYVDIWLDQVTPGLEHNFNKYNDDFITDQNTAYDYESVVHYRPFSFNKNESVPTITTKIPEFYNIIGQYLDLSKTDTLRLNRMYNCSGPLTLLDQCSFEYASICGMIQSSTDDADWVRTKSSIEAEDHTLLGRCRDAGYFMYFNTMTGKPEESALLESRTLYPKRKFQCLQFFYKMTGSPKDKLVIWVKMDDGTGTVRRMRKIHTFNDSEHTWKIGHVPMEVGVKYRYAFQAVRGDPSKSSGGIYIDDISLTETRCPNAVWTIHNFSRILETADNNTVIDSPRFYSPEGYGYGVRIKPLSGFSDYTGSYTGLYFHLTSGENDVVMKWPAVNRQATLVVMDQDPDILLRMSSARSLTTDMRTTPDGEFVWDLPSKVGKYDSSCSCYRGESWGWRNFIKHFDLRRRNYLKNDDLIIFIDFEDLSSLMKQKFPLSQMNKM
- the mep1a.1 gene encoding meprin A, alpha (PABA peptide hydrolase), tandem duplicate 1 isoform X1, translating into MNSRCVLVHPDEHGHAEQSVTVTSQSPSVGIEGLHKSDPARLKLLRLHANVIMERVLLLFVLMVLTSSYIIPQSYEVHEVYESGEDENPLTNMGSDEDLVEGDILVPKRRNALINKRYRWKFPIPYILGDDLDLNAKGCVHQAFEMYRLKSCVDFKPYEGEETFIKFEKRGGCFSSVGDQQKGQILSLGPGCDHKAVIEHELLHALGFYHEQSRTDRDDYVDIWLDQVTPGLEHNFNKYNDDFITDQNTAYDYESVVHYRPFSFNKNESVPTITTKIPEFYNIIGQYLDLSKTDTLRLNRMYNCSGPLTLLDQCSFEYASICGMIQSSTDDADWVRTKSSIEAEDHTLLGRCRDAGYFMYFNTMTGKPEESALLESRTLYPKRKFQCLQFFYKMTGSPKDKLVIWVKMDDGTGTVRRMRKIHTFNADSEHTWKIGHVPMEVGVKYRYAFQAVRGDPSKSSGGIYIDDISLTETRCPNAVWTIHNFSRILETADNNTVIDSPRFYSPEGYGYGVRIKPLSGFSDYTGSYTGLYFHLTSGENDVVMKWPAVNRQATLVVMDQDPDILLRMSSARSLTTDMRTTPDGEFVWDLPSKVGKYDSSCSCYRGESWGWRNFIKHFDLRRRNYLKNDDLIIFIDFEDLSSLMKQKFPLSQMNKM